From one Triticum aestivum cultivar Chinese Spring chromosome 4B, IWGSC CS RefSeq v2.1, whole genome shotgun sequence genomic stretch:
- the LOC123093251 gene encoding fructokinase-1, whose amino-acid sequence MALQTLNPATVSRAPFPLARRHPPQPFPHLPPRRRVAGGGVRPRAAVAVAVSGAVNEARRRPPQDGGEGKETDLATLGNLCVDVVLSVPCLPPAQREERLAYMEGLAASPPDQKYWEAGGNCNLAFAAARLGLRCSTLGHVGEEIYGKFLLDVLEAEGISVVGMLENADVTACRQAYETLLCWVLVDPFQRHGFCSRADFSKEPAFSWIRKLPAETKIAIHHSKILFSNGYAFDEFSPDVIASAIDCAIDAGTSVFFDPGPRGRSLLHGNRDEQRALEHALRLSDVLLLTSDEAESLTNIGNPIQAGRELLRRGTRTKWVVIKMGSKGSIMITESAVSCAPSFKIRVVDTVGCGDSFTAAIAFGFLHGLPAISTLALANAVGAATATGCGAGRNVAHLDKVLNLLRESDINEEGKTWTELIEGCSACPEVSVLSKTPVNGSSDRFVNVVPVSGVVSDLLSMLEVAPERSTIQA is encoded by the exons ATGGCTCTCCAAACCCTAAACCCCGCCACCGTCTCCCGGGCCCCGTTCCCCCTCGCGCGGCGCCACCCGCCGCAGCCCTTCCCGCAcctccctccccgccgccgcgtcgccggcggcggcgtccgACCGCGCGCGGCCGTCGCTGTCGCCGTCTCCGGCGCGGTCAACGAGGCCAGGAGGCGCCCGCCGCAGGATGGCGGGGAGGGGAAGGAGACGGATCTCGCCACGCTCGGCAACCTCTGCGTCGACGTCGTGCTCAGCGTGCCCTGCCTCCCGCCCGCGCAGCGCGAAGAGCGCCTGGCCTACATGGAAGGCCTGGCCGCCTCGCCGCCCGACCAG AAATATTGGGAGGCTGGTGGGAACTGCAATTTGGCCTTTGCTGCAGCTAGGCTTGGGCTTCGCTGCTCCACACTGGGACATGTAGGAGAGGAAATTTATGGAAAGTTTCTTCTTGATGTGCTTGAGGCCGAAGGCATTAGCGTTGTTGGGATGCTTGAAAATGCTGATGTTACTGCATGTCGACAAGCCTATGAGACGCTTCTATGCTGGGTTCTTGTAGATCCATTTCAAAGACATGGATTCTGCAG CCGTGCAGACTTTAGTAAAGAGCCAGCTTTCAGTTGGATACGTAAACTTCCAGCAGAAACCAAGATAGCCATTCAtcactctaaaatattgtttagcaATGGATATGCTTTTGATGAATTTTCCCCTGATGTGATTGCATCTGCTATTGATTGTGCGATTGATGCGGGAACATCAGTATTCTTTGATCCTGGGCCTCGTGGAAGATCTCTCTTACATGGGAACCGGGATGAACAGAGAGCACTGGAGCACGCTCTGAGGCTCAGCGATGTTCTCCTTTTGACGTCAGATGAG GCTGAGTCCCTAACCAACATCGGGAACCCAATTCAGGCAGGGCGAGAATTGCTAAGAAGAGGAACCCGAACAAAATGGGTTGTCATCAAAATGGGTTCTAAGGGCTCAATCATGATCACCGAAAGTGCTGTTTCATGTGCACCTTCTTTTAAG ATCCGCGTCGTGGACACGGTTGGATGCGGAGATAGCTTCACTGCTGCTATAGCTTTCGGGTTCCTCCACGGGTTGCCGGCGATTAGCACACTAGCACTAGCAAATGCAGTTGGTGCTGCGACCGCCACCGGATGTGGAGCAGGTAGGAATGTCGCTCACCTAGATAAAGTACTGAATCTCTTGAGAGAGTCCGATATCAACGAGGAAGGAAAAACATGGACCGAGTTGATTGAAGGATGCTCTGCCTGTCCTGAAGTTTCAGTCCTGTCCAAGACGCCAGTCAATGGTTCCAGTGACCGCTTTGTGAATGTTGTCCCTGTTAGCGGTGTGGTTTCCGACCTTTTGTCGATGCTAGAGGTGGCACCGGAGCGAAGCACCATCCAGGCTTAA
- the LOC123089216 gene encoding probable myosin-binding protein 4, protein MAAKARARPRYSWRRFWLVLCHALSECFLIVMLLVVAVVSYTATRFARICRIRSPCMLCSRLDKVLHDKAWFSEELVCAAHRVEIARLSYCQIHSKLAHSDDLCGKCLLSCSGPVGKPGNPTNMSIKEKAGHTQRCSCCSEPFTKRDNAHKLFEEVSGRPQNDGMSKVKERSMATASVGHSSDEDFDQLPYGGYRKLHDSQSEIHVSDDDVGSDAKPYEAKRRTRDLDEHSKAVPGQVRQELPKQKTFLVGTEEVGDLEGVSRSPDQEASASNGARSTTNHYVNRNSSMKNAPGGRGNLRSPRWSEVISAKETNSTTHEEVKTFMSQLSSARGLDGPWSEVAASPRISIQIDEYSQSDATDGRQFLDLEPSDGHVPTEAEGEISLESLKKQCELNKKKLSILYKELEAERSASSVAASEAMAMINRLQVEKAAMHMEALQYLRMMEEQADHDQEEIGKLNDLLTEREKELLDLEAELESYESRFRMEPFDLGKFDAIDGDMALRVLDNSDFVRNTIFGFEDEKAKILESLSRLEETLGMPYTNRFDLGGTTDSLQSGSLKDHPSDWPGQSVENSELACRSSLLPQEHLNEEPHLNDDSLRDHPSDGPGQHAENSELECRSSLMPKEDLNNESLRDHPSDGPGQHAENSELECRSSLMPQEDLNDESLRDHPSDGPGQYVENPESECQSSPLPQEDLKDESVSLQRNDENQSAENQKYVGPCSRSDDDKISSMESIKQEILLLNSRFMALEADQKFLKQILSSLKCSSDAEQYVQEITSHLRELRRIATEQRDRTAL, encoded by the exons ATGGCTGCGAAAGCTCGTGCGAGGCCGCGATACTCTTGGCGGCGATTCTGGTTGGTGCTGTGCCATGCCTTGAGCGAGTGCTTCCTCATCGTAATGCTGCTTGTGGTCGCCGTGGTGTCGTATACCGCGACGAGGTTCGCGCGCATCTGCAGGATCCGCTCACCGTGCATGCTGTGCTCAAGATTGGACAAGGTTCTGCATGACAAGGCCTGGTTCTCGGAGGAGCTGGTTTGTGCAGCACACAGGGTGGAAATCGCGCGTTTATCGTATTGCCAGATTCACAGCAAGCTCGCACATTCTGATGATCTATGTGGAAAGTGCTTGCTTTCATGCTCTGGACCAGTTGGTAAACCAGGTAACCCAACAAACATGAGCATTAAGGAGAAGGCGGGGCACACACAACGATGTTCTTGTTGTTCGGAGCCATTCACGAAGAGAGACAACGCGCACAAGTTATTTGAGGAGGTGAGTGGCAGGCCTCAGAATGATGGCATGAGCAAAGTGAAGGAGAGAAGCATGGCCACGGCAAGCGTTGGGCATTCTTCGGATGAGGATTTTGATCAATTGCCTTACGGAGGTTACAGAAAGCTACATGACTCTCAATCAGAGATTCATGTCTCAGATGATGATGTTGGCAGCGATGCAAAGCCTTATGAAGCTAAACGTCGAACCAGAGATCTTGACGAGCACTCGAAGGCTGTGCCTGGGCAAGTTCGTCAGGAGCTTCCGAAACAGAAAA CTTTTCTGGTTGGTACTGAGGAGGTCGGCGATTTAGAGGGTGTTTCACGAAGCCCTGACCAGGAAGCTTCTGCATCTAACGGGGCCCGCTCAACTACAAACCATTATGTCAACCGCAACAGTAGCATGAAGAATGCTCCTGGTGGTAGAGGCAATCTTAGATCTCCTCGATGGTCTGAAGTAATCTCCGCTAAGGAAACCAATTCAACAACACATGAAGAAGTGAAGACATTCATGTCCCAGTTGTCTTCTGCACGAGGCCTCGATGGTCCTTGGAGTGAGGTGGCTGCTAGCCCCAGAATCAGCATACAGATTGATGAGTACAGTCAATCTGATGCCACTGATGGCAGACAATTCCTTGATCTGGAACCATCTGATGGCCATGTTCCAACTGAAGCTGAAGGTGAGATCTCCCTTGAGTCCCTGAAGAAGCAATGTGAGCTTAACAAGAAAAAACTAAGCATCCTTTATAAAGAGCTCGAGGCAGAACGGAGTGCTTCGTCTGTCGCAGCAAGTGAAGCGATGGCCATGATCAATAGGTTGCAAGTGGAAAAGGCTGCAATGCACATGGAGGCGCTGCAGTATCTCCGGATGATGGAAGAGCAGGCTGATCATGACCAAGAAGAAATTGGAAAGCTAAATGACTTGCTTACagaaagagagaaagaattgcTTGACCTGGAAGCTGAACTCGAAAGTTATGAGAGCAGGTTCCGCATGGAACCATTTGATCTCGGAAAATTTGACGCTATTGATGGAGATATGGCACTCAGAGTCTTGGATAACTCAGATTTTGTGAGGAATACCATCTTTGGTTTTGAAGATGagaaggccaaaattttggaatcCTTGAGCAGATTAGAGGAAACACTTGGCATGCCTTACACAAATAGATTTGATTTGGGTGGCACAACTGATAGCCTACAGAGTGGGTCACTGAAAGATCATCCAAGTGATTGGCCTGGCCAAAGTGTAGAAAACTCAGAATTGGCATGTCGGAGTTCACTATTGCCTCAGGAGCACTTGAACGAGGAACCACACTTGAACGATGACTCACTGAGAGATCATCCAAGTGATGGGCCTGGCCAACATGCAGAAAACTCAGAACTGGAATGTCGGAGTTCACTAATGCCTAAGGAAGACTTGAACAATGAATCACTGAGAGATCATCCAAGTGATGGGCCTGGCCAACATGCAGAAAACTCAGAATTGGAATGTCGGAGTTCACTAATGCCTCAGGAAGACTTGAACGATGAATCACTGAGAGATCACCCAAGTGATGGGCCTGGCCAATATGTAGAAAACCCAGAATCAGAATGCCAAAGTTCACCATTGCCTCAGGAAGACTTGAAAGATGAATCAGTCTCTTTACAACGAAATGATGAAAATCAATCTGCTGAGAATCAAAAATATGTTGGCCCATGTTCGCGCTCAGATGACGATAAAATTAGTTCCATGGAAAGCATTAAACAAGAAATTTTGCTCTTGAATAGTAGATTCATGGCACTTGAAGCAGATCAGAAGTTTCTCAAGCAGATATTGAGTTCTCTTAAATGTAGTAGTGATGCAGAACAATATGTGCAGGAGATAACTAGTCATTTGAGGGAGCTCCGAAGAATTGCTACCGAGCAGAGAGATAGGACAGCTCTATGA